The nucleotide window tttcaagttaagttaagagtttcaagttgagtaaagagtttaaagttgagttcctttctcaaagttattagggaactatgtattcccaaagaagttttaaagaaatgtttttacatttaaacaaggttggaaattgagatttccaaaagagctttcgggctagtttttgagtaattatctcaatcagcAGGAAAAACagatgttttaaaaacataagagccagtacattttttgggagtagtatcgagcaccgaattgggggagcgttcaaagaacccacaacccccatagaaccatgttagccaccatgggtagaaaaggatcatactttttagatgaatccttttccagatagactagtggatccattaggcagttcaggtcttatacctttggccgggtataagatgctctggcagcgtgaggtcgatcgttgtatcatcactatagctctcatgtgatggttgtcggttagagaaactcccacagcagttattgtattttcatactcagaaagtattgtatttttatatacatcagttcattgtatttctacatacatctcaggcttattgtatctttgtatacacacagagtttataatatgttttaaacagtctttctttatatcgcacttgctttaaattgccttatattgagagaagtcagtcaggttgagttgagttgagccaggtaagatattcagtttcttccagttttccttctagcctttgttgcatagttttccagctcgcatactcgtacattccatgtactgattccagttggcctgcatcttatgacgatgcagatacaggtacctcGGATCAGCATCATGCACGTcattgatccagctgagcactccagagtcagtggtgagcctcttttcTTTTCGGAGgacttgaatatttttttctcttcgtTTTGTTCTATTCAGATGTTGTGGGGACTGTCCCAACATTCATCTCAGTATTGTAGAGGCTTcgtagacagtcagtcagttagtattgagtctctcatctatgtatatatgtaaatattctatttttgagACCCGAGGTGCCTTTATGGCCAGATttgtatcagttaagttgtcttatgactttgctttgcatgaagttattctgctgagttaagaaagccaagccaagggtttgcttggggccaacaatggtctccgagtgccggtcccgcccagggtgtaggctcggggcgtgacaataccTTTGACTATAGACTAATAATTCATCTtattctaagttttgattattgCAACTAGCTTGCAAAACCAGCGgacatttattaaaaattaaaaaatatcaatagggaTAAGTACAAGCAAATGTGACTAGATCTTACCAGATGTTCCTGGGTACATTAGTTGGTCATTTATTTGGTTCAGATTCATTAAAATTAACGCTGATGGAAATTTCATATCGAATTCAGAGTTAACAGGGTTTAAAGGTATTGCAAGAGATGATAAGGGGAAGTAGGTAGGAGAATTCATCGGGTGACTAGGTGTGGTAAAGACATCGTGCCTCACAACAGAACTGTGATTTATATATGACGAGTTTGTCCTAACAAATAACTGCAAGTTGAAGAAAGTCATCACCGAGACTGACTCAAGTGATTCCTTGATGCTGCTGAGTATGGGACACATTGTCGATAGTCACCCTGATCACGACCTGATAGAGGAGTGTTGACGTCTTCTATTCGAACTTGGAATCTCCATAATGCATAATCTGAGCGGAAATAATAACTATGCAGATcatctaacaaaactgaaaaaaataCATCACGAATAATACCGGGTAATACTACATAGTATGCCACATTCCATGCACCAACTACTTCTAGCTAGCGGGCATGGCTCACATATATAGCATACCCATACCCATAACATGTACGGTGGTAGGTTAGTATATATACTATACAAAAAACTGAAAGTGTAATCATTTGTAAATGTTAAAAACAATGTAATGATATCAAAAAGgtttttgttaattaatatCCGAAGACGTTATAAATATCATTTTGGTAATTTCTCAATCAGTGACTATTACTGCAGAAACATAGAATGTAAGATCAACCTTGTTGCTTTATTAACCGAAAACAAATCGAAATAACTAGAATACTTGAGATGCATACAAGTGTTGGAAACACAACCATTACAAACAAAATAACACAGATAGAGTGATCCAGTACGGAAAgagtttaaattttgttttccgaagaagaaaaggaaacctTTAATAATAACGATGACGGAACATATTGGCCATAGTTTGGGTGTTCATATATGCCATTTGAGCTTGAAAATTAAGCCTTGCTTGTTGACCTTGACCTTTGATCATCAGCATCAACAATTTCTGCTCATCACTCATATTCTTGtaatcctcttcttcttcttcttcttcttcttcttcttcttcttcttcttcttcttcttcgttctCAAGGTTTGAACCATCTTCCTTTTTAACTGTAGCGCATTTCAGGTGCGTGCCAAATTTACACTCGCCACAATAATAAAGCGAGTTGCTATCATTGCAAAGTCCATAACAAACCTCACAAAAGATATTCACATATTCGTCACTTGAAAAAGGCCATTTATATTGGATTGCAAGAGAGTGTTGATGATCCTCACGAGTCACAGTTTCAGGCCAAGATGTAGCACATTTAGCATGGAGACTAAAGTTGCATTTGAGGCATTCGTAGACAAAGGATTTTGGTTCTTCACCACAAGCATTGCAACCAAAACACATGGAGTCTCGTTGGGGTAAAGTAAGGTACAAAGTGAGAGGGTGATTAGGATGGGAAtcgtgttatattttttttggtaactcgAAGCACTATTTGTGGAGTGTAAATTCACAATTTCGTTTTGTGCATTTGTAAGCAATGCCATAAAGTATATCCTCACAACTTGAGCAGAGTATCTCCTCTGTTTCTTGAACTTCAGAGAGTTCCAAGGCATGGGAGTGGCTaaaatgcttcatttttttGACTTCATTCGTCACACCttcatcttctttttccttcttgtcCTCGTCCTCGAACTCTTCTTTTTAATTGGTTTCTATTGGAATGTATGCATCCACGAATAtagatgggaccaggtcctcaacACAGTTACAATAACAGACAGTAAAGTAAATACTGAAAGTAAAGTTTGCACCAACAAATTTACATGGAAActtccttgctcaagggagtaaaaccacgacctgacctgccaggacttttcaaacttctttcactaattttctccaagcaaaagtaaaagcgAATTTACAAAATGAGATTAGTCTGCTAATCTCCATActaagcaatacctcctatCACATAGCTGAGCcagagcagatacaacactgcccactatactaatcctaaccgattaatatagacttttagAGTAAGAATCTAAGTAACCCTTAAcctagttcttacaatgattcacacaagtttgaaacgtttctttcaacaaatgaaacgaatcctacaatATAAGAActattacaagcaaacaaaTACAGTTGGTACAAAAAGCAATGAAAGCACTTCTATCAGGTCCCTTGTTGTTCTTGAAGCTTGAAagtctctctttgaatgaatgaatgaataatgttgtttgttgtttgataTATACTATGAAGAGTTATTACCCTACATACAAACAACCTCGTCGCTTTTGATTGGTGAAGTACTCTGCAGCTTCACCAACTCCCTGACACGAACAACTTTTACAGTTGTACAGCACTTTGACAACTGGACGAGTATTCACGCTCTGCaaaggaccaggtccctgcacttgtgaggagatcatcaaaacatctagaaGCATAAGCACTTATCAATTTCCCATTTTTTGATAATGACAAACAACCTGCATAACTCATCTCATAATTCATTCAAATAGTAGTATGGGAACTGGTATTCCCCTTTAATGAGTTCCCCCTTAATCAATAACTGGTATTCCCCATTAATCCCTTAGCCAATTGCACACAAAaacttcccccttttgacatcattgaaAGGGTGAAGCAGTAAACATATCCAAGTCAAAATGTAAGACAAGGATGAATTCAGGGCATCAAGCCACACAGAACATGCGTATGAGAGCAATAAGAGATCATAAAATCACACAGGAACAGGGCACAAAAGAGAGAGAGCGCATTATATCACATAAACTAACCACTGTCATTCAGTCAAAACATAAAGCCACATAGGAATTCAGACTACAAGAGTGAACAAAACGAAAGGAGTTATAAGGGAGACACATTTAGGACGGAGGGGGAAGGGGAGAGAGGGTGCGCATAAACAGCAACATGCGCTCATTTGCATCTTCATGAGCCTTGATGATCTGCCTATTGAGGTCCGAGTGAGACATTTGTCTTCAGCAGTAGTACATTTTCATCCTTCAATTTTTGCAGCACCTCCTCATTAGCATGATTGGTACCAGGTCCCCCAGATATTGCCTTTTGAAGTTCAGACTTGAGTTTAGCAATTTCAACCTCTTTGTCATTTAGAAGATGTGTGAGATCATCCACTTCCCGTTTGAGAGTAGCCTGTTGTTCCAGATACGCTGCTACCTGAGACCTACCCTTAGATGGTCCCTCCATGCACTCACATTCCAGTAGAGTGGACTTAGTGAACATCTGTTTGGTGGTACCTGGTACCCCCTTTCCTAATGGTACCTCAAAATGTTTGAAGACGGGGTTCAGCTAGTACCCATATGGAATGCCATGCCTAGCTTGTTTCCAGGTCATAACTCTGTGCATGTGCTCCAACATGATGGAAAAAAGATTGATTTCTTCAAGTTCAACCAGCTTCTCCATAAGAAATAAGTCAGCAGCAAATGCCACTGAACGTTTTTCAGTCCTAGGCACCAGCACTTTCTTAACGAACTCAAACACCAACTGATATTCCCTTTTTAGAAGCTTCTTGGGCAGCCCTGCACGCTTAATTTCTCCTCGCTTGGTGGCAAGCTTGGTGAATTCCCCAGATGGTTTACAGCCTTCAATAGTTCTAACTCTTTTTACAGGCACCCCAAGAATGATCCCTAGAGTTTCCTCATCCAAGCATATTGCAATGTCCTTGATAGTGGTTGTGATTCCTTCGTCTTCCAGCAGTTCCATATTGTAGAAGAAAGCACGCACCTCAGGTTCATGTAAATACGGAGCTGGTGGTTCAAATTGATGACTTCATTCTTGAATGGTGACAGCATTAAACAAGGTTGCCATACCAAACTTTGTTACAATGTCAAAGACTCTGCCATTTAACACTTTTTGGTGTTCCATTTTTGCTATTCTCTCCTCCCTCGtcatcttctctttttctttttgagtttgaaCCCTGGGATCATGTCCCTTTACGGGTTATGTATCCACACTCTTTTTCACTCCTTTATtcttttcagaatttttttgttttgtcattttttccttctttgttatAGACTTTCTTGCCTTTTTCTGCGTTCCTTTCGATTTCACCCtttcctcctcagcttccctcTTTCGTTTTGCCACAACCTTAACAATATCATCAGATTGGGTCTCACTATCATCAACAGGCACAGAGGTAGATATGGGTTCTATAGTCAGTGATCCCACTTGTCTTATTTCCTTATTCTCTCAGTTTGAGCAACATTTGTCTCCATAGCGCTTCCTAGAACCTTTTGAGTCACACTTCTCATTCCATACCTCTTCCTTTCACCCTTTAGGTGAGTTTTGGCAAGCTTTccctttccctttctttttctctcctcTGCGCTATCAGTGCGTGTGGCAGAAGATACATCTT belongs to Solanum stenotomum isolate F172 chromosome 1, ASM1918654v1, whole genome shotgun sequence and includes:
- the LOC125841151 gene encoding LOW QUALITY PROTEIN: uncharacterized protein LOC125841151 (The sequence of the model RefSeq protein was modified relative to this genomic sequence to represent the inferred CDS: substituted 2 bases at 2 genomic stop codons) yields the protein MKHFSHSHALELSEVQETEEILCSSCEDILYGIAYKCTKRNCEFTLHKXCFELPKKIXHDSHPNHPLTLYLTLPQRDSMCFGCNACGEEPKSFVYECLKCNFSLHAKCATSWPETVTREDHQHSLAIQYKWPFSSDEYVNIFCEVCYGLCNDSNSLYYCGECKFGTHLKCATVKKEDGSNLENEEEEEEEEEEEEEEEEEEDYKNMSDEQKLLMLMIKGQGQQARLNFQAQMAYMNTQTMANMFRHRYY